Below is a window of Camelina sativa cultivar DH55 chromosome 11, Cs, whole genome shotgun sequence DNA.
AGAAATTGGACTCTTTAAGACGGCATTATCCGTTAAACATTgttatccaaaaaataatagATTTAAGAAGAGAGTAAGCACACAAAAACAATACATAGTCAATGCAACACGAGTTTCAGTGTTTAGGGAAAAGTAAACATTATACCGGAACAAGCACACTTTCCGATTTGATTTGTAAGAAAAGCACACAAAACATATGAAAGATTCCGCTGGATCTCTCCGTGAATAATaaataagtaataaaaaaaagtgtagaatCAACGTCCGTTGTTGAAGACTCTGCAGTTTCTCCTGATCTCACCAGAGCGTCCCGTAAGAACCTTAATGGTGCCCATTTTCACCATTGCCTGAGCGAATCTCTGTCTAAAGAGTGCATTGCTTGATGCAAAACTCGACACTATCCCACGGGTTGATCTATCGAGACCCAAGTTTTGGTCAATTCTTAGGATTCCTCTTTGACGTCGGATCTCTCCATAGATTGCATTATCCACGATAAATGGAGTCCTTTGGTCCAAAAACACTGATGGGTCATTGGGGGCACGACATGTGttcctcaacctagcattcaATGTGCGGTCCATTGCAGGGTCGGCAAGCCTGTCCTGGAAGAGACTGCAATGTGCAACACCGACGCTGTGGCCACCACCAATAAGTGTAACCATATCGTTCACATTCATACCTTGAGCTGCAAATAACTGGATAGATGCGCCAACCGGAATTGTTGGTCCGGGCAAGTTCACGTCATTGGGGCTTGACCTTAATCCATCACGTCTTCCTGTTGGTACTGAGAACCTTGGTCCACCAGCTAATGCGACCGAGTCTCTGGTGGCTAGAGTTACAATGTCTGCGCATGAGACTGTTCGAGGGCACGCAGCCTCGAGCTGTCTCTTAGCTTCATCAATGACCTCGTATCCTCTCACGCTTGCATTTGGTCCGGTGCTTTTCTCTGATGGCCTTCCGGGTCTTGGGTCGATCAAGAGGGAAGCATCACAACCCTACACAACCATTTAAACATTGCTTGATTAATGTTATGTCTCAGTATTAGCTAGCTTTTGATTTCTACATGTCTCAATATACACAAACAAGGAGAAGCTTACGTACCCTGACAAAGCAATCATGGAACTGCATACGAAGAAATGCTGCAGTAATGGAACGGTCACGACGGAAACGGTTGGCAACAACATTAGCAACGATAGATTCAGCGCGAGGGCATGAGCGGCCGTAGAACCCAAGTCGAAGCTGCGCCAAAGCAGAGGGAACAAGgaaacagaaaaggaaaaacaaagctgTGATTGCCCTCATTTCGTATGATGAGCTAGCTCTTACTCCCCCCTGTGAAAACTTAGAAATATTTCTAAGTTTTGGTGATGCAATTGTTCATGCCCGTTAGATgcatatttatatgtaaatttggGGACAAGACATTGTCAAAGCGAATGTTTCATTTAGAAGACGTGCATAGGGTAAATGTGGATACATTGGCAATTGATGGTTGAAAGGAATATACATTGTAGTAGTTGTTCTTTGTTAAtgtcttttaaaaaatgttggAGTTCGTCCTCCAcacgtcaaaaaaaaattgatactgGCCAACTTGGAATATATATTGAACAATTTGCGTTCAATATATTCTCTCAATTTCAGAAAAGGGTACGTACCTTTTTGGATCCGTTTCGGTCTTtcagattattaaaaaaaaaaaaaaaagttgtaaacgaaaatagaaagaaattcTGCAAGAATTGGTTCTTGTGGTACACGGAACtaaaaattagagagaaaacaATAAAGGAAAAGGCTATGAAGATTTGTAGAAGAAATTGATGTTTAATGATTTGATGATTAGACTTCAATAATCCATTCAGTTTATACTCACTTataatggaaaatatattatcctttgatattttttctccAGTGGTGAAAAAGCTAGTGAATCCTCCTAGGCTAAAGATGTCACTAGGTTgatacatactatatatataggttgTGCAGCAATAGTTGATATCAGTCTTTATTGTAGTACATTAATTACGTGCCGTTTCTACAGATATATGTGAAAAGACAAGTGAGTATCTTCCTAAGCTAAAATATGTCATGGGTGGAAATTTGTGAACCCCGAagtaaacaaaagcaaaaccaagTGAGCAATGTAATGCATTTGCCCAATTTTCTACTGACGTCGATATTTTATTCGTTTTAGGTGTCTAAATCTCTTAGGATTTTCATGTTTCAGCATCACATACAGGCGTCTTTACGATTGCATTTGGGTATATTTTGGCTTCTTTCATATCTTCGCATGAACCATTTGAAATTCAGCAAACTAGCAAATGAAGATGAAATGATCATGCAAAAAGTATCATACATATCACATATTATGAAAGTAGCTTATATTTAACGGTTATTTGTGCTACATTGGACTGGTGATAAAAATAGATACTTATTAGACACACACACCTATTTTGGAATTTCGATTCGGTTAATAATACCAATTCAAAtttctccaaagcatttgaataacaaatatgaaaaccaacaaacaaattgtttaactacataaaacacaaaaaatgcaCACTCTAGAATAACATACATGAGTttgacaagaaacaaaagaataacATGAGAGAGtatatattaaaccaaaaaaaaaaaaaaaacatgagtgAGTGATCACATAAATTACCAGAGTGCAACGTACAAACATGAGTGAGTGATCACATAAATTACCAAAGTGCAACGTACAAGTGAATTTGAAGGAAAATACAAAAGGAAAACTTCCGGTAAATTATTTAACCGagaaaaagcaaaccaaaatttataatggtaattttaaaaaagtttagaatCAACGTCCGTTGTTGAAGACTCTGCAGTTTCTCCTGATCTCACCAGAACGACCAGTAAGAACCCTAATGGTACCCATTTTCACCATTGCTTGGGCAAATCTCTGTCTGAAGAGTGCATTGCTTGATGCAAAACTAGACACAATCCCACGGGTTGATCTATCGAGACCTAAGTTTTGATCAATTCTTAGGATTCCTCTTTGACGCTGGATCTCTCCGTAGATTGCGTTATCCACGATAAATGGAGTCCTCTGGTCCAAGAACACTGATGGGTCGTTAGGGGCACGACAAgtattcctcaacctagcattcaATGTGCGGTCCATTGCAGGGTCGGCAAGCCTGTCCTGGAAGAGACTGCAATGTGTAACACCGACGCTGTGGCCACCACCAATAAGTGTAACCATATCGTTCACATTCATACCTTGAGCTGCAAATAACTGGATAGATGCGCCAACCGGAATTGTTGGTCCGGGCAAGTTCACATCATTGGGGCTTGACCTTAATCCATCACGTCTTCCTGTTGGTACTGAGAACCTTGGTCCACCAGCTAATGCGACCGAGTCTCTGGTGGCTAGAGTTACAATGTCTGCGCATGAGACTGTTCGAGGACATGCAGCCTCTAGCTGTCTCTTAGCTTCATCAATGACCTCGTATCCTCTCACACTAGCATTTGGTCCGGTGCTTTTCTCTGATGGCCTTCCGGGTCTTGGGTCGATCAAGAGTGAAGCATCACAACCCTACACAACAATTCGAAACATTAGTTTTCCAATGTTACATCCATATGATATTAGCCATTCcatgataaaaatatacacacacacacaaaggaGAAGCTTACGAACCCTAACAAAGCAATCATGAAACTGCATACGAAGAAATGCTGCAGTAATGGAGCGGTCACGACGGAAACGGTTGGCAACAACATTAGCAACGATAGATTCTGCTCGAGGACATGAGCGGCCGTAGAACCCAAGTCGAAGCTGCGCCAAAGCAGAGGGAACAAGGAAGCAGAAAAGGATAAACAAAGCTCTGATTGCCCTCATTTCGTGTGATGAGCTTTTCCTTGTCTCTCCTGTGAATGGTACTTCTAACTTTTGATGATGAAGTTCTAAGTACCCTTTAAccatatttatatgtaattttaGGGACAAGACATTTGCAACGAGAATGTTTCAATTAGATGACGTGCAAAGAGTAAAGGTCAAAATATTGACATTTGACGAGTTAGAGGAATATATTAGGTAGTACCTGTACactaataatataatgtttcaTTGACAAGAGAATGGTTCCACACGTCAACGATTTGGTTATGGCCAACTGGAAATACATTTTGAACAGCTTGCGCTCAATATATTCTGTCTATTTCGAAATGGTACCATTTCTGAGAAGTGCATTTTGTTTAGTGCTCTCTATAGAAAAAGCATTTGTTTTTGggatataaatgtttttatgaAGAAGctgtaaaaaatgaaaatatacagAATCTGCAAGTATTGTTTCTTGTGCATTTACCTTAATCGTTTTGCTTATTATTACTAGTGACACCGTTATCTataaaacattgaaatcaaAACTCTCATGTCAAATACTTCTGAGATGCTTTCAGTCTTTCAGATGACAATCATTTGTGGATCCTGTAGATGTTTGCTAAAGGTTCGACCAAACAAAGCCATCTCCTTAGCTAATATAGAAAGCTTCATAGATCAAGTAAAATTTCCAACACAAATAGTTTTAATAAGTATATTGGTTTAGAGTAAGTATAAATCCTTAAAAACTGAAATAGTCATTCTGATTGCTGCTGACCAAAAAAATCCTCTCAAACAATCACAGACAAATTGGACAGGATCAAGAAACGGAAACAAAATCATGGAACTGTTCTTATTTGACAGTGGCCAGAAACGTCGTGTAAAACATATCTGAGATCTGAGATTccgaaagagaaaaataaagaagaacaGGCACAACCTAGATTTACATTACACATACATTGGCTCTCTAGaacttgtttcttgttctttccCTCTCTATTATAAATGAGCCTTTCTCTAATAAAACAGCAATGAATTAAAACCTCATAAAACACAGCAAACGGTTCAAAGATTATAATTGCTGTAGCCACCAATATCAGAAGCTGGTCTATATTCCGTACTATAAGTTTGGCCAGAGAGAGACGGCGTGTAAGTTGAAGGACCTGCCAGCTGAGAGTATGCTGTTGGTCTGTACTGCCCCGGCTCTGTGCCCAGGTAGCTACTGGAGAGTGGCTCTTGACGGTTGCCCAGCTGAGGAGGATATGCAGGTACATAGCCAGTGTCGATTCTGCCATATCCCCCTGAAACCGAAACTGGTTCCTTGTGATTGCTGATGAACTCCTGCATGCACGTAAACCACAGATACAGTTTTATAGTTAGAAAGCGTAATCTTAGTATAATTACAAGGCCAGTTACCACAAAGTATAATACATAGatggtttttttcttacttgaaCTAGTTGCTCAGCAGTTTGTACTTGGGAAGATGTGCCTTTGATTTCCACTGTGATTTGATCAGGATGTGGACTCTCTTGAATGGTTATGGTAGCTCCGCTTCTTCGACGGATGTAGGCTATATTAGCTCCTTCTACACCAATTATATCCTCCGCATAGGAGAATGGTATTTGCATCGTTTGAGATACCTAGTCAGGGAACCCATCATAGAAACGTCAATACTAGGTTCTGAAACATAAGCTTACATTTTATAAGACCAAAACCACCGGTAGAAGACTAATCACAACAAGCAAGAATGGTAATACCGCTAAACACTTTGTGGAGATGTATCTACCTGTGTGACAAAAGCAGCAGAAACCCGAGCAAGACCAGGAGAGTGTCTGGCGGACAATACAGGATCCTGACTGTACATAGAAGAAACTCCCGAAGGCTGAACACGTGACTCCATCCGAGACTCGCGCTCCAGGAACGAAGGTTCCCTCCGTGCTAAGAGGGAGAAATCAGGCTCCATTACATTTGAAGAAATATTATGCAGAGATGACTTGTTGTCAGCTAACGGCTCTTCCTGACGAGTTTGAGAGACCCTAGCTAGAtactaaagataaaaaaaataacaaaagttagatcattgagaaagaaagaaaaaaaaaaggagagagaaagcTAGGAACAAATCGTTTCAGATAACCAAGTAGCTTACTTGCTTTTCGAAGAGAGGAACAACAGTATGGTCGACTAGAAATTTCCTTAGATGTCCAACAATGGCTTCTAATGCTTTAAGGATTTTCAAAGCTTCACCCTGCAAATCCACTATCCTCTCATCTTGCGCAGCATAAAACGGTGTTTCCTCTGGCAGAAAAGAAAGtacatattacatattttattatcgAGTATGCTCGTATGAACTATACAGCACACAATATCAGAAATAGGAAACATGcataacacaattttttaaaaaaagatgaCAGACATAAACTGAAGAAGAACTAactgaactttttaaaaaggacaaaacaaaagagatcatacttgctaaaattgaaaaataccTTCTGATAAAATACGAACAGATGCACCAGAGTTCTCAACAATGGATTTAATCATAGAACCTTGTTTGCCAATTAAATTAATGGCCTGAGTAGATGCAACTAACAAACGCACAGAAGAGAAGGCACTCCCAGCGTtttgaacatcatcatcatcattatcaggTAACCCTGAAACTCGTCTAAACACCCTCAAGACTGCATCCATTGCAGGGGACATGTATGCCTCTGGCTCTTCCTTACCAGATATTAACACCTAAACATAGTTAAAAAACCCAAGAATTTTAACCTAcaccaaaaaccctaaagtAATCAAATTGCAAATTAGGAAACCCTAGAGATAGAACTAgaaaaaatccacaaaaaaTTCGACTAGCCTTTTAACACAGATTGAAATCAAACACActagaaagagagattgaaagaGATACTAACGATGCGATCAGGAGTGGTAAGAGGACCATCAAGGACTTTGATACGAGCACGAGTCTCCTCACACATCTTCTTGATAAAGTCACCTTTGCGTCCAATGATAGCTCCGACTTTAGTCACCGGAACGATCATACGGAACACGCAATCGCCAGGCCAACCTGGCCATCTCTCCTCCGCGGAATCGTTCGTGTCGGGAGCAGTAGTCTCGGTAACAGCTAAGCTATTTGGCTGGTTCAATTCAGGGAAGCCGCTTGCGTTTTCGTCAAGCAATGTGGTGGCACTGATTCCCGCCGGCATAATGATTTCATTCTCAGGGAGGTTTATAGCACCGTTGTTGTCAACGGAATCTGCGACGGCGGCCATTACAACcggcaataaaaaaaaaaaattaaagatacgaagaacgagagagagagagagagagagagagatttaacCTCTCTGTTTTTATATTACAATCGGTGCTGTCATGTTATACGACATCGTTTCGGTTCTATTGGTTTGGGCTTCCGGTTAGCAGTTTcacttttgaactctcttttcAAAGCCCATAGAGCAATATTTTCTATACCAATGAAACCCTCCAACTCCCTACAtgtctttaaaagaaaaattagagaaTCTTAAGAAATTTGTACAAtcatatgtttaattaattaattatctgaaaataaattaacCATGTGAATTAAACCTCTTTGTTTTCCTCTCTATAATATGTACCCTTGTGAATAGTGTGATCTCTTCAAATCTGGACTTCCACACCAATGAACCTTACGTATTAAATCCAATTATGcaaattcaaatttcaatgaTCGATTGTTTAATATTAGCTCCACAACTTGGTTTACAGTCTCGTTTACTATATTGGATTTACCAATATCCTTCTGCCCACATCAAGGATGCATAATTAAGCTAATGAATAAAAAACAGTACTAAGAATTCTCACATTATATGTATATGTAGGCCTCGGCATTTGGGTGTTCGGGTCGGGTTCAggttcgggtaattcgggttcgggtaatttgGGTTTGGATTTTTCGGGTTCGGATTTTTCGGGTTTAGTAATATAGGATCCGAATAgatgttcatataattttgggTCGGGTTCAGGTTCGGTtcctatcgggttcgggtaatttgGGTATTGACTTTAAGAAACCTGTAatgtatccaaaatatattcggTTATGAATAGTACCTACTCGAACATATCCAAAGTACCCACAAAAACCTGAAATGTAcccacaaaacccaaaaaacctgAAATATAACTGTAGAAACAGTTGTATAATCTAACAAATTCAACAAGAAACAATGAACTAAAtcataaacaaatgaaactgaacataccatgaaatcttaaacaaatgaaactgagcaTACCATGTCTCGCAAAACAATTCAGATGTGATAGTGTGATATCGTATATAATTGTTGTCGGGTATAAACAGGTATCTTCGGTTCCtcgggttcggtttgggtaaTATCTGATACATGTGGTTATTTGAAAACGAAAACCTATTGGTTATTTAAACATAATtggttcgggtcgggttcgaatattttcgggtcgggttcgggtcagttcctcgggttcggtttatttgccTAGACCTATGTAtatggttttaactttttttaagtCACGGTTATTAatctacataaaaaaattatgtgccAAAAGATACAAGCACTCTTTGTCATATGTATGTACTTGTTTCATTTCACCGTAAATTTGGAGgacttaataattaaatatcatcTTGTCATCATATGCAATATGCTATGGCGAAGAAAGAGACgtaacataaacaaatatcTACTGTCCCGAAGATACTTTTATCTCTCTGCGAGtcacttttgtatttttcattagGTTCCCTATCCATTCTTGATAAggtgtaacaaaaaaaaaatttcttgatttttttttatcagaaaccttttttattcctatatttcaaaaattagaACTTTGGACATGCATTTTTAACTCAGAAACTAAAATGAGTCCCCATGGTGAATGAATCAGAATTGGGATTTTAGGGCAAAAACACACACgtaatgtgtatgtatataccGTAATATATGGTCCCCTCGATACATGTATGGAAGAAAAGAGCTAGCGTTCACTTGTAGTTTGTAACTATTTGGGTCAATCTTGTACGTACGTACGCACAGTGCCCTAATCGACTCTCAAAGGTCACATGCTTTATGCTTAACATCGTACTTACAAACGGTTGATACATTTATCACATTGAGTTATCCAGTTacatgtaatctttttttttttcgttactTTCTAACAATTTCTTACATCTTAAGCAGCACTTCTTTATCTCTAACTAATTACATCATTACAAATGTCCACAATCTGTTTACTCAACAGTCAATACCTATGAAAGATATATAACATCTACTGATCTACCGTGAcgtcaaaaaggaaaatgaaaaaaaggtTACATCGATATACCGTCAATAAGCATTAAACCTCGTTAATAGTCTTTTTTATCCAAAGGTAAATAACAGTGACAcaatacatgtatatatgtgCTGTAGATTTGTGGCTACTCCTTCGAAAAACCTTATCTGTTTtagattcaaatttttttaaacttctgctttaatttcaaattttttagtCGAACAGAACTTAGACATcaatttgaaaaaaacattttttttttttaacattacacttaaaaggagaaaaggtgagcaaaagaaaggagaagaagacaggTCACATGTTGtcataagaaaagaagagtaataagtaataacataAGAAGATtccaaaatagaaaaacaacTGGGATGGACTTTGGAGACGGTGGGCAGAGTTGGCAGACAGGTTTATCCTCTCTTTTCTCTATAGATGGGATAAAATCTCATCTCATCTTTCCTCCTTTGTAAGTTAAGTTCTCCTCGTGTATACTACACATATTCATTGAGTGATAGGCAACATATATTAACTCAAGCTAGAAAAACTCATCTCTACGTCTTGTCTTGTTAAATACATAAGAAAATGACTGATGAGACAATAATCTAGTATGTGACAAAGACAAAAGTATGTATACGGATTAATAGATAGGGCAGGGATATGGTATGAAGAAATACTGTTCAATTGCAGTACGTAACATCCTAGACTCACGAAGTCACAAACAATCGAACTGATCTAAAAACTGTAGAGAATTTAATGATTCCATTGAACGTAATGACGCAAACGTATGATTGCCATCTGCCACATATCACTTCCAAATGGGTCCAATCGTTTCACTGCCCAATACCCACGcgactctctttctctcctttgttttgttACTCTCCacattttcaatttaaaaatcgGAAAAGATACGTTAGTTACTTCAAAGTTTTCAGACTATCAGTCAGTACTACTACTATACAATATGTCTTGTTTTAGTGGTCGAAGGTTTTAGTCCAATCGTTGAGTTTCCTACTTCTTAGGGATGTGTGACACTAGCCTTTTTATTCGAAAAGTATATCCATATCATAtgatattttctataaattattttctGATTCCATTGTTAAGCAGCATACCAATTTGAAGTTTCTGATTGTAAACTTCTTATTAGTCATACATCTAAAATTCGTCTGTATTTTCGTATTTGCCATACATATTTTACAGTTCAATGCCAATTTGAAGTTTCTTAGTAAAAAAACACCACGTCATCTTAGAAATCGAACACATGCAATGGGATTAAGCCACGTAAACGGATAAGGTGGCATGTTAagttttgtagttttgtataTACACGGACATATATACAGACGAAAAGTTTTACAGGTGGTAGATTATAATGTTTCCGAAATTTGGAAATGTCTAAAATCCAGTAATGAATTAACGTAATTACTACGGAAACAATcgataagaaaaaattaacctATTATCCATGCATTTTTAAATACGtaaatgaaaactaatttttcACTTAGCGTTCTACAAACATGATTCTCAATAGgaagaatatttaaaaacagCAGTCAAAATTTacgtttttacatttttaaaaagatgattGAGCTATAATACATTATTAATATGTTAGAAAtattttaagtaattaatctaAACGAATGATTCGTTAAACGTGATatcattaatcaaaaaaatcattcgTTTAACGTTACAAAAactttgttgaatttgttttctttcaaaattcacatatatattcATTCCTTTTCCCCAAGTACAGCtactctctctcactttttcactctcttttttcaacttttttaccTCTCTGTTTTCGCATCAACAGAGTGATGATATatcacaaatcaaatcaaaacagaggagaGCCTCAATTTATTTTGACTATATAACTTTGACAAACCCCCAACGGGtctattctctctttttttttacacctaTCTTGTGACTCTCCCAATCCAATCACAGAATCTCtgcccttctctctctctctcttttctcctttgGGAATTATTACATCCATGAcctctttctctgtctctcatTAATCTCAAATCTTCTTAGGTTTTTTTGTAGGCTTTCCGTTTTTCCTTTTATAGTagacataaattttgttttctttttcttttgacccCTTTCGCTATATTTAGTAAACAAGATTTTGTCcgaagggtttagggtttaacaGTAGATTTCGTACGATACTCAGAAGTCAGAAACGTTTCTTGAATTTAAGTTACACtattctttaaaaagaaaagaacttaACAGTGTCTTCCAGAACTAGAGAGATGTCGTCTTGTCTAAGCGGCGGGGCCGCTTACATGGTAAAATCGCCACCGTCACACAACACTCCTTCGCCGTCATCTACAATATCCGAGTCAAACTCTCCTCCGTTCTTAATCTCCACGAGAAGACCACGAACTCCACGGAAACGTCCTAACCAAACATACGACGAAGCTGCGGCTCTTCTCTCCACCGCTTACCCAAACATCTTCTCTTCcaagaaatcaaaaactcatACTTTCGGCTCCACTAAATCTCCTCTCAGTGATTACGACGAAGCTTCTCAGTTGCTTCTTCCGTTTGACTCCATCGAAGAGTCCGAGTTTCTGTTCAACCCCACGGTTCCAACGAAAGCAGAACACTTCTTGGAGCGTAAAGATGTCAGTTTTAATGACGACTCAGAGGCGAATGGGTTTGGGATTTTCGATGACTTCGACGCGGGATCGATTCTTGATGAGgaggttgaagaagggatcgaTAGCTTTATGGGGAGTATTGAATCCAACCAAGGAGAGAATTCCTACAGAATAGGTCGATTAGAGGAAATTATGAAGAATGCTTGGAACGGAAGGTTTCGATTAGGGCTCGGTTTGAGGAGTTCTCTCAGGGAACACGACGACGACAAGAACTGGTGCAAATTTCCCACTGTAGAATTTGATCAGATCTCGCCGAGAATTCAgaccgccgccgccgccgccgcagcAGCTGATGTTGGTGTCGTTGAGAGCAGCAAGAGTAAGACCATTGTTACGACGGCGGAGggagacaagaaaaagaaaaagaagaagaagaagaaggtgactcCGGCGGCGGAGAGCTCCGGAGATCCGTTGCCAAGTCTGGAACAGAGAGTGAGTCCGTTGCTGAAGCTCGACTACGATGGGGTTTTAGAGGCTTGGTCGGGTAAGGAGTCGCCGTTCTCCGACGAGTTTCTTGGTTCAGACGCCGCAGGAATCGACCTACATGTAAGTTACTTCAATTctttaatctctctttctcgcCGCTTAAATTAGTCTATCTTAATTCTGAATCTCCTAAATCCTCTTAAAACCATGCCACATGGCACTCAAATTTGCATCTGAAaagagttttgtctttttaacgTTTTTTCTAAAATGTTTTGGTAACCAATCGTTAGCCGATCTACATTAGCTAAGATTATCTAAAAAGATGAAGttgaaaaaattatgtttcCAAGTATGACGTAGCTATAGTAGTTTATCAAGTTACTGAGTGAATATGATGTAAGATGAATGCTGTGTGTTTGGGGACAGGCACGCTTGGGTGAGATAGATTTGTTCGGAGAGAGTGGAATGAGAGAAGCAAGTGTTTTAAGGTATAAAGAGAAGAGGAGGATTCGACTCTTCTCCAAAAAAATCCGGTATCAAGTTAGCAAACTCAACGCCGATCAACGCCCACGTATGAAGGTATCTTACTATATAAacattagttttcaaaattagtaatttatataATCGCGACATTTGTAAGCatagtaataatattttaacatgtgaaaataaactttatttaataattataaaaaaattaaaatcttaacaaataatatttttgaaagtacataaaaccaaaagtaatctattatatcactaattctgataggaaaattatctattaaattactaatttcaatagaaaaatatgtgcaattaataaggaaaacatttgcaatttaattgcaattattatttatataatcatataataataaaaatttaagaaaagtgattaaagtatgaaaagatttaatgtgtaaaaattagtgattaacgtAATGTAATTATTTCCACATTTCCACTTGGCACTCAACTGTTATGTACccacctttacataaacaaataattttctcaCAATAACGTTTTTAAATttctgattaatttatgataatgttggacaaataataaaactattacttatgagattacaaaatatgaaacaaatatatttaata
It encodes the following:
- the LOC104722358 gene encoding peroxidase 44 — protein: MRAITALFFLFCFLVPSALAQLRLGFYGRSCPRAESIVANVVANRFRRDRSITAAFLRMQFHDCFVRGCDASLLIDPRPGRPSEKSTGPNASVRGYEVIDEAKRQLEAACPRTVSCADIVTLATRDSVALAGGPRFSVPTGRRDGLRSSPNDVNLPGPTIPVGASIQLFAAQGMNVNDMVTLIGGGHSVGVAHCSLFQDRLADPAMDRTLNARLRNTCRAPNDPSVFLDQRTPFIVDNAIYGEIRRQRGILRIDQNLGLDRSTRGIVSSFASSNALFRQRFAQAMVKMGTIKVLTGRSGEIRRNCRVFNNGR
- the LOC104722359 gene encoding peroxidase 44-like, translated to MRAIRALFILFCFLVPSALAQLRLGFYGRSCPRAESIVANVVANRFRRDRSITAAFLRMQFHDCFVRGCDASLLIDPRPGRPSEKSTGPNASVRGYEVIDEAKRQLEAACPRTVSCADIVTLATRDSVALAGGPRFSVPTGRRDGLRSSPNDVNLPGPTIPVGASIQLFAAQGMNVNDMVTLIGGGHSVGVTHCSLFQDRLADPAMDRTLNARLRNTCRAPNDPSVFLDQRTPFIVDNAIYGEIQRQRGILRIDQNLGLDRSTRGIVSSFASSNALFRQRFAQAMVKMGTIRVLTGRSGEIRRNCRVFNNGR
- the LOC104722360 gene encoding RNA-binding KH domain-containing protein PEPPER-like; this translates as MAAVADSVDNNGAINLPENEIIMPAGISATTLLDENASGFPELNQPNSLAVTETTAPDTNDSAEERWPGWPGDCVFRMIVPVTKVGAIIGRKGDFIKKMCEETRARIKVLDGPLTTPDRIVLISGKEEPEAYMSPAMDAVLRVFRRVSGLPDNDDDDVQNAGSAFSSVRLLVASTQAINLIGKQGSMIKSIVENSGASVRILSEEETPFYAAQDERIVDLQGEALKILKALEAIVGHLRKFLVDHTVVPLFEKQYLARVSQTRQEEPLADNKSSLHNISSNVMEPDFSLLARREPSFLERESRMESRVQPSGVSSMYSQDPVLSARHSPGLARVSAAFVTQVSQTMQIPFSYAEDIIGVEGANIAYIRRRSGATITIQESPHPDQITVEIKGTSSQVQTAEQLVQEFISNHKEPVSVSGGYGRIDTGYVPAYPPQLGNRQEPLSSSYLGTEPGQYRPTAYSQLAGPSTYTPSLSGQTYSTEYRPASDIGGYSNYNL
- the LOC104722361 gene encoding protein CHLOROPLAST IMPORT APPARATUS 2-like; translated protein: MSSCLSGGAAYMVKSPPSHNTPSPSSTISESNSPPFLISTRRPRTPRKRPNQTYDEAAALLSTAYPNIFSSKKSKTHTFGSTKSPLSDYDEASQLLLPFDSIEESEFLFNPTVPTKAEHFLERKDVSFNDDSEANGFGIFDDFDAGSILDEEVEEGIDSFMGSIESNQGENSYRIGRLEEIMKNAWNGRFRLGLGLRSSLREHDDDKNWCKFPTVEFDQISPRIQTAAAAAAAADVGVVESSKSKTIVTTAEGDKKKKKKKKKKVTPAAESSGDPLPSLEQRVSPLLKLDYDGVLEAWSGKESPFSDEFLGSDAAGIDLHARLGEIDLFGESGMREASVLRYKEKRRIRLFSKKIRYQVSKLNADQRPRMKGRFVTRPNARNLSGIRV